In uncultured Fibrobacter sp., a single genomic region encodes these proteins:
- a CDS encoding transporter, with product MLKKIILATALVATASFATWDKFPVLNTHNGQVKIGEVYGMPSDDDSMDDIYAGVRFTIIQNLELGTIFKYRVFTDNNGVDGPDGIYNLPIMVRYQFMPIMNAFLDVSLPIGEESIGQSDGFGFHFGAQFSQKFGILNFGSELGLLMETRGDDKTTPPWTLNLGVEGDFEVTQLLTPYIGIDLLMYLGKKTIDGDNVGENRTGDLSVAPYLGIVFTFSKMFSLDFSGKFQFGEDFYGYDDVQMYYDLHLNINF from the coding sequence ATGCTAAAGAAAATCATCCTCGCCACCGCTCTCGTGGCAACCGCATCCTTCGCAACCTGGGACAAATTCCCGGTCCTCAACACCCACAATGGACAGGTCAAAATCGGCGAAGTCTACGGCATGCCGAGCGATGACGACAGCATGGACGACATTTACGCTGGCGTACGCTTTACCATCATCCAGAACTTGGAATTGGGAACAATCTTCAAATACAGGGTTTTCACCGACAACAACGGAGTTGACGGCCCCGACGGCATCTACAACCTCCCGATTATGGTCCGCTACCAGTTCATGCCCATTATGAACGCCTTCTTGGATGTGAGCCTCCCCATCGGCGAAGAATCTATTGGCCAGAGTGACGGTTTCGGCTTCCACTTTGGCGCCCAGTTCTCCCAGAAATTCGGCATCTTGAACTTCGGCTCCGAACTCGGCCTTCTGATGGAAACCAGAGGCGACGACAAGACGACTCCGCCCTGGACCCTTAACCTCGGTGTGGAAGGCGATTTCGAAGTGACCCAATTGCTGACCCCGTATATTGGTATCGATCTGCTTATGTACCTCGGCAAGAAAACCATTGACGGCGACAACGTCGGCGAAAACAGGACTGGCGACCTCTCTGTGGCCCCGTACCTCGGCATTGTCTTTACGTTCAGCAAAATGTTCTCTCTTGACTTCTCTGGCAAGTTCCAGTTCGGCGAAGACTTCTATGGTTACGACGACGTCCAGATGTATTACGACCTCCATCTGAACATCAACTTCTAA
- a CDS encoding DNA topoisomerase IV subunit B: MVANNYTEESIKSLEWHEHIRLRPGMYIGKLGDGNSPDDGIYVLVKEIIDNSIDEFVMGAGKKIEIDIEDRSARVRDYGRGIPLGKVIDCVSKINTGGKYDSEAFQKSVGLNGVGTKAVNALSTKFIVKSFRDGRMKQAEFCRGVLIKEYRECATNEKNGTEIYFEPDADIFKNYRYLPAYMEEKVWNYAYLNNGLTLVMNGKPYTSPNGLLDLLQKHVDDSIRYPVIHFKDKDIECAFTHGNQYGEHYYSFVNGQHTTQGGTHQQAFREGIVKGARDHFKKDLDPSDVRNCIIGAISVRIQEPVFESQTKTKLGSTTVAPGGAQLRTWVVDYVASQFDNYLHKNPETEKALLNRINQNERERKEIAGIKKLANERAKKANLHNRKLRDCKVHLTDTKNALNRESMIFITEGDSASGSITKARNVQTQAVFSLRGKPLNSFGMTKKVVYENEEFNLLQHALDLENGLENLRYDKVIIATDADVDGMHIRLLLMTFFLQFFPELVEQKHLYILQTPLFRVRNKKETRYCYDESERDKAASDIGKTDLEITRFKGLGEISPEEFGQFIGEDMRLETVNIPPDASLGKMLEYYMGNNTPARQEHIVQNLHANAVEEL; encoded by the coding sequence ATGGTAGCGAACAACTATACCGAAGAAAGTATCAAATCCCTCGAATGGCACGAACACATCCGGCTCCGCCCGGGTATGTACATCGGCAAACTGGGCGACGGCAACAGCCCCGACGACGGTATTTACGTTCTGGTCAAGGAAATTATCGACAACTCCATCGACGAATTCGTGATGGGTGCCGGCAAGAAAATCGAAATCGACATCGAAGACCGCTCCGCCAGGGTCCGCGACTACGGGCGCGGCATCCCTCTGGGCAAGGTTATCGACTGCGTTTCCAAGATTAACACCGGCGGTAAGTACGATTCCGAGGCGTTCCAGAAATCCGTCGGCTTGAACGGCGTAGGTACCAAGGCCGTGAACGCACTTTCGACCAAGTTTATCGTAAAGAGCTTCCGCGACGGCCGCATGAAGCAGGCCGAGTTCTGCCGCGGCGTCCTGATCAAGGAATACAGGGAATGCGCCACCAACGAGAAGAACGGCACCGAAATCTATTTTGAGCCGGATGCGGATATCTTCAAGAACTACCGCTACCTCCCGGCCTACATGGAAGAGAAGGTCTGGAACTACGCCTACCTGAACAACGGGCTCACGCTCGTCATGAACGGCAAGCCCTACACGAGCCCGAACGGCCTTCTGGACCTGCTCCAGAAGCACGTGGACGATTCCATCCGCTACCCCGTCATCCACTTCAAGGACAAGGATATCGAATGCGCGTTCACGCACGGTAACCAGTACGGAGAACACTACTACAGTTTCGTGAACGGCCAGCACACCACCCAGGGCGGTACCCACCAGCAGGCATTCCGCGAAGGCATCGTCAAGGGTGCGCGTGACCACTTCAAGAAAGACCTGGACCCCTCCGACGTTCGCAACTGCATCATCGGTGCCATTTCCGTGCGCATCCAGGAACCGGTTTTCGAATCCCAGACCAAGACCAAGCTCGGCTCCACGACGGTCGCCCCCGGCGGCGCGCAGCTGCGTACCTGGGTCGTTGACTACGTCGCAAGCCAATTCGACAACTACCTGCACAAGAACCCCGAAACCGAGAAAGCGCTTCTCAACCGCATCAACCAGAACGAGCGCGAACGCAAGGAAATCGCAGGCATCAAGAAACTCGCGAACGAACGCGCCAAGAAGGCGAACCTGCACAACCGCAAGCTCCGCGACTGCAAGGTCCACCTCACCGACACCAAGAACGCGCTCAACCGCGAATCCATGATCTTCATTACCGAGGGTGACTCTGCATCCGGTTCCATCACCAAGGCAAGGAACGTGCAGACCCAGGCCGTATTCAGCCTGCGCGGTAAGCCTCTCAACAGTTTCGGCATGACAAAGAAGGTCGTGTACGAGAACGAGGAATTCAACCTGTTGCAGCACGCGCTCGACCTCGAAAACGGGCTCGAGAATCTGCGCTACGACAAGGTGATTATCGCGACCGATGCCGATGTGGACGGTATGCACATCCGCCTGCTCCTGATGACCTTCTTCCTGCAGTTCTTCCCGGAACTCGTGGAACAGAAGCACCTCTATATCTTGCAGACCCCGCTATTCCGCGTGAGGAACAAGAAGGAGACCCGCTACTGCTACGACGAATCGGAAAGGGACAAGGCCGCAAGCGACATCGGCAAGACGGACCTCGAGATTACCCGATTCAAAGGTCTCGGTGAAATCAGCCCCGAAGAGTTCGGCCAGTTCATCGGCGAAGACATGCGTCTCGAAACCGTGAACATTCCGCCCGACGCAAGCCTCGGCAAGATGCTCGAATATTACATGGGCAACAACACGCCCGCTCGTCAGGAACACATTGTGCAGAACCTCCACGCGAACGCCGTGGAAGAACTCTAA
- a CDS encoding 1,4-alpha-glucan branching protein domain-containing protein, giving the protein MHAHLPFVRHPECERFFEENWLFEAVTESYLPLVQSMRRLLEKGVPGKLNLSVSPPLIEMLRDESLISKISGHLQRQLELAEKEVARFKDGPQAHLARFYLDRQRALIDTWENRIGRDLLKEFKALEVAGKLNLLTCVGTHPFLPAYQSDPASIRMHLAATVSCFEQAFGRRPKGVWLPECGYFPGLERYLAEFGLKYFFLETHGILLASPPPKYGVFTPLLTPSGLYCMGREQASSMEVWSRRTGYPGHPEYREFFKDIARERERSYLGEYFFSGDTPIDSGFKYYRITGSEQKEFYRPWNAMRLVQDHARLFVANREATLSDIIPKMGGNKAALLCPYDAELFGHWWFEGPLFLEALLERAAASSILDFTGADDVMVSSADPDAHEPAFSSWGEGGFASVWINPETEKYYPLSYRIRARIDSLKRTSSKVDDAEVAALMQRFVHQMERELMLFQSSDWAFMIHNHSTEEYAKHRLESHYLRAESLYGEACMVLDDFKDCKSLDQFDTSVLTKLESEDCIFKDCL; this is encoded by the coding sequence TTGCATGCGCACTTGCCTTTTGTGCGTCATCCAGAATGTGAACGCTTTTTTGAGGAAAACTGGCTTTTTGAGGCGGTTACGGAATCGTACCTGCCTCTGGTGCAGTCCATGCGGCGCCTGCTCGAAAAGGGCGTGCCGGGCAAACTCAATTTGAGCGTGTCCCCGCCGCTGATCGAGATGCTCCGCGACGAGAGCCTGATTTCAAAGATATCCGGCCATCTGCAGCGCCAACTTGAACTTGCCGAAAAAGAGGTCGCCCGTTTCAAGGACGGCCCTCAGGCGCATCTTGCCCGTTTTTACTTGGACCGTCAGCGTGCGCTGATTGATACGTGGGAAAACCGGATTGGCCGGGATTTGTTAAAGGAATTCAAGGCCCTGGAAGTTGCAGGGAAACTGAACTTGCTCACGTGTGTCGGGACGCACCCCTTCTTGCCTGCATACCAGAGCGACCCTGCTTCTATCCGTATGCACCTGGCCGCGACGGTATCTTGTTTTGAGCAGGCATTCGGGCGCAGGCCCAAAGGCGTTTGGCTCCCGGAATGTGGCTATTTCCCTGGGCTGGAACGTTATTTGGCCGAATTTGGCCTGAAGTATTTTTTCCTGGAAACGCACGGAATCCTGTTGGCGTCTCCGCCGCCCAAGTACGGCGTGTTCACGCCGCTCCTTACGCCGTCGGGGCTCTATTGCATGGGCCGCGAGCAGGCCAGTTCCATGGAAGTGTGGAGCCGCCGCACGGGTTATCCGGGGCATCCTGAATACCGTGAATTCTTCAAGGATATCGCAAGGGAGCGCGAACGCTCTTACCTAGGCGAGTATTTCTTCTCGGGCGATACTCCGATCGATTCTGGTTTCAAGTATTACCGTATTACGGGGAGCGAGCAGAAGGAATTCTATCGCCCGTGGAATGCGATGCGCCTTGTTCAAGACCATGCGCGACTGTTCGTGGCGAACAGGGAGGCGACCCTTTCGGATATCATTCCCAAGATGGGCGGAAACAAGGCCGCACTCCTTTGCCCATACGATGCCGAACTTTTTGGGCATTGGTGGTTCGAAGGCCCGCTTTTCTTGGAAGCGTTGTTGGAACGTGCCGCAGCGAGCTCTATCTTGGACTTCACGGGTGCCGACGATGTGATGGTATCCTCTGCCGACCCGGATGCCCATGAACCGGCTTTCTCTTCGTGGGGCGAGGGGGGATTTGCTTCGGTGTGGATCAATCCCGAGACAGAGAAATATTACCCGCTATCGTACCGTATTCGGGCGAGGATAGATTCCCTGAAACGCACGTCTTCTAAGGTGGATGATGCCGAAGTCGCGGCGCTGATGCAGCGCTTTGTCCACCAGATGGAACGCGAACTGATGCTGTTCCAGTCGTCGGACTGGGCGTTCATGATTCACAACCATTCTACAGAAGAGTATGCGAAACACCGGCTGGAATCGCATTACCTGCGGGCCGAATCGCTGTATGGTGAAGCCTGCATGGTGTTAGACGATTTCAAGGATTGCAAGAGCCTTGACCAGTTCGATACTTCTGTCTTGACGAAACTCGAATCCGAAGATTGCATTTTCAAGGATTGTCTCTAG
- a CDS encoding UbiD family decarboxylase: MYTSLEQALLDLEKAGMLKRIKEEVDPNLEMAAIAREAFARGDKAILFEKVKGSRFRAACNIFGTQERMQYLFRKEVKSVTDAVAFKANPAGFFRSLNPFRWYRAAKAGKASLPLKAGSIHDFEECSLADLPQIQCWPEDGGAFITLPQVATRPSPKARILQTNVGMYRIQISGNSYMVNECGLHYQLGRDIARHHQAAIEAGKPLKVSIFVGGPPAHTIAAIMPMPENLSELVFAGMLGGKRFRYFIHDGYIVSADADFCILGEVAPQLKPEGPFGDHIGYYSATHPFPYINVKKVLCKKNAIFPFTVVGRPPQEDTLFGKFIHQVTRPMVPASVPGVHAINAVDDAGVHSLCLAIASEKECPYNSGREPLGILKIANALLGFNQVSLSKYLILAAKQDNPELDVNNIPEFFTHVLERIDFGRDLHFQTSTTIDTLDYTGTKLNHGSKLVIVAVGEPRRILRNNAHDLDSLPLADGFDSPKVILPGTIAIHANADADLDAFRKGIENWGYRENYPWVSLVDTTENIDLRDFLWMTFTRSDPAQDAHGLNEEFRDKHWSIQPPFIVDARTKPHHQKPLTVPDAITNRARAILDRAK; this comes from the coding sequence ATGTACACCTCCCTCGAACAGGCCCTGCTGGATCTTGAAAAAGCGGGGATGCTGAAAAGAATCAAGGAAGAGGTAGACCCCAATCTCGAAATGGCAGCCATCGCCCGCGAAGCGTTCGCACGGGGCGACAAGGCTATTCTGTTCGAGAAGGTCAAGGGTTCCCGGTTCCGCGCCGCATGCAACATCTTCGGCACCCAAGAGCGCATGCAATACCTGTTCCGCAAAGAGGTGAAATCGGTAACGGATGCCGTGGCGTTCAAGGCCAACCCGGCAGGCTTTTTCAGGAGCCTCAACCCGTTCCGCTGGTACCGCGCGGCCAAGGCCGGCAAGGCGAGCCTCCCCCTCAAAGCCGGGAGCATCCACGATTTCGAGGAATGCAGTCTCGCGGACCTGCCGCAAATCCAGTGCTGGCCCGAAGACGGCGGTGCGTTCATCACGCTACCGCAGGTCGCCACGCGGCCATCGCCCAAGGCACGCATATTGCAGACAAACGTGGGCATGTACCGTATCCAGATTTCGGGCAACAGCTACATGGTAAACGAATGCGGACTGCACTACCAGTTGGGCAGGGACATTGCAAGGCACCACCAAGCCGCCATAGAAGCAGGCAAGCCACTCAAGGTGAGCATTTTCGTGGGCGGGCCTCCGGCTCACACGATAGCCGCCATCATGCCTATGCCCGAGAACCTCTCGGAACTGGTGTTTGCCGGCATGCTCGGTGGCAAGCGGTTCCGCTACTTTATCCATGATGGCTATATCGTGTCCGCGGATGCAGATTTCTGCATCCTCGGCGAAGTTGCTCCGCAACTTAAGCCGGAGGGCCCCTTCGGCGACCACATCGGCTATTACTCCGCTACGCACCCCTTCCCCTACATCAACGTGAAGAAGGTGCTCTGCAAAAAGAATGCCATCTTCCCCTTCACTGTCGTCGGTCGCCCCCCGCAAGAAGACACCCTGTTCGGCAAGTTCATCCACCAGGTGACAAGGCCGATGGTGCCCGCCTCGGTGCCCGGCGTCCACGCCATCAACGCGGTCGACGATGCCGGAGTCCATTCCCTATGCCTTGCCATCGCAAGCGAAAAGGAATGCCCATACAACAGCGGCAGGGAACCCCTGGGAATCCTGAAGATTGCAAACGCGCTCCTTGGCTTTAACCAGGTGAGCCTTTCCAAATACCTGATTCTTGCGGCCAAGCAGGACAATCCCGAACTGGACGTAAACAACATTCCTGAATTTTTCACGCATGTTCTCGAGCGCATCGACTTCGGTCGCGACTTGCATTTCCAGACATCCACGACCATTGACACGCTGGACTACACGGGCACCAAGCTGAATCACGGATCCAAACTCGTCATTGTCGCTGTCGGCGAACCCCGACGGATTCTCCGCAACAACGCGCACGATTTAGATTCGCTCCCCCTAGCGGACGGTTTCGACAGCCCGAAGGTCATTCTGCCCGGAACCATCGCCATCCACGCAAATGCGGATGCCGACCTGGACGCGTTCCGCAAGGGCATCGAAAACTGGGGCTACCGCGAAAACTATCCCTGGGTGAGCCTTGTCGACACGACGGAAAACATCGACCTGAGAGATTTCCTCTGGATGACATTCACTCGCTCCGACCCGGCGCAGGATGCACACGGCCTGAACGAGGAATTCCGCGATAAGCACTGGAGCATCCAGCCGCCCTTCATCGTCGACGCACGAACCAAGCCGCACCACCAGAAACCCCTCACCGTCCCGGACGCCATCACGAACCGCGCAAGGGCAATTCTCGACAGGGCAAAATGA
- a CDS encoding sulfurtransferase TusA family protein, which translates to MSKTPLLNWIESNRGKNGFGESLVDLLGFACAEWLRRCRGRVLSKEAAFYIFLSSHCGYDVGEWATHPEDYAEKIADFCEKSKELPLPEAISVDFPEYLDLRGVVCPGNAVRARLALAGLPEGFRIKIALDEGSPIENVPQALVADGHNVVFREKKANFWEITVVKRGSM; encoded by the coding sequence ATGTCGAAAACGCCTTTGCTCAACTGGATTGAATCGAATAGAGGAAAAAATGGTTTTGGTGAGTCCTTGGTCGACCTTTTAGGCTTTGCCTGTGCCGAATGGTTGCGCCGGTGCCGGGGGCGTGTGCTCTCGAAGGAGGCTGCGTTTTACATTTTCTTGTCGTCGCATTGCGGTTACGACGTGGGGGAGTGGGCGACCCATCCCGAGGATTATGCCGAAAAAATTGCCGATTTTTGTGAAAAATCTAAAGAATTACCCCTGCCCGAGGCTATTTCGGTGGATTTTCCGGAGTACTTGGACCTGAGGGGCGTGGTTTGCCCGGGCAATGCGGTGAGGGCGCGTCTTGCTCTCGCGGGGTTGCCGGAGGGGTTCCGCATCAAGATTGCGCTCGACGAAGGTTCCCCCATCGAGAATGTGCCGCAGGCACTGGTCGCGGATGGGCACAATGTCGTTTTTCGAGAAAAAAAAGCAAATTTTTGGGAAATTACGGTGGTCAAACGCGGTTCCATGTAG
- a CDS encoding type II secretion system protein has protein sequence MNRKCRDRGFTLVEVLVALCVFSFFVASTGQFFRAFHAMRARERAAAMALVAATGYVEMAVAKPPRCLDTNFVVAREQNVILSVGQTVLPGRVGMLWLSVEAASVPVSLLPGPVRLRRLVYCR, from the coding sequence TTGAACAGAAAATGTCGAGATAGAGGCTTTACGTTGGTCGAAGTCCTTGTCGCCTTGTGTGTGTTCTCTTTTTTCGTTGCCTCTACAGGGCAATTTTTCCGTGCGTTCCATGCAATGCGGGCTCGGGAACGGGCCGCGGCAATGGCGCTTGTCGCCGCTACGGGCTACGTGGAAATGGCTGTTGCAAAGCCCCCTCGGTGCCTAGATACGAACTTTGTGGTTGCCCGGGAACAGAATGTTATTTTATCTGTGGGGCAGACCGTGCTGCCAGGAAGGGTGGGGATGCTGTGGCTGTCTGTGGAGGCCGCCTCGGTTCCGGTGAGTCTGTTGCCCGGCCCTGTCCGGCTGAGGAGGCTTGTCTATTGTCGTTGA
- a CDS encoding prepilin-type N-terminal cleavage/methylation domain-containing protein yields the protein MSLKSGFTLIEMMVAMAAASIVVLSAYAFLGASARTFNLSVKAYGEESVALVRSIQQSQQGIRLIKTGKNKRASRMTRPN from the coding sequence TTGTCGTTGAAGTCGGGCTTTACGTTAATCGAGATGATGGTCGCCATGGCTGCGGCATCCATCGTCGTCTTGTCCGCCTATGCGTTTTTGGGGGCGAGCGCTCGTACGTTCAATCTATCGGTGAAGGCTTACGGCGAAGAATCGGTTGCGCTTGTCCGGAGCATACAGCAGTCTCAACAGGGAATTCGCTTGATCAAAACCGGGAAAAATAAAAGGGCGAGCCGGATGACTCGCCCGAACTGA
- a CDS encoding glycosyltransferase produces the protein MSTVLLYAMFVVYVIAGVGLVIYGFSCYYSIYLFLKNSRHTRLSDKKAILKFYREHSINELPQVTTQLPVFNEANCVERLLDAVCAIDYPKDKHEIQVLDDSTDECYEVAKKKVAELAAKGYDIKLIHRTNRAEFKAGALKEAMAIAKGEFLAIFDADFVPEKDFLLKTIPYLVMDEKIGLVQGRWGHLNRTESGLTLAQSIGIDGHFVVEQSARSWGKLFMNFNGTAGVWRKQAIYDGGGWEGDTLTEDMDLSYRSQLAGWRMKFVFDVIVPAELPNDINAFKAQQFRWAKGSIQTAIKILPRVLKAKVPLRVKIGAILHTTHYSIHPCMLFTALCAWPLLAFFEPVAHIPGWGYTIGFSFIFLAAIAPSVLYFVAQRCSGYTGWKIRLLSLPILMALGVGIAVSNSRAVFSAVIGTKGSFVRTPKSGGSKKKAKSHYAQKFPWQAIVELGVGVYCIFGLLEYIGAQKFIIGPFLALYSVGFLSVGVLSFMHFVSNLVEMHKARIEAKKKSAKISTEEVTVL, from the coding sequence ATGAGTACTGTTCTTCTATACGCAATGTTTGTCGTCTACGTTATCGCGGGCGTAGGCTTGGTCATATACGGGTTCAGCTGTTACTACAGCATTTATCTCTTCCTGAAGAATAGCCGTCATACACGACTCAGCGACAAGAAGGCCATTCTCAAGTTCTACCGCGAACACTCCATCAACGAACTTCCGCAAGTCACTACCCAGCTCCCGGTATTCAACGAAGCCAACTGCGTCGAGCGCCTTCTGGACGCCGTGTGCGCCATCGACTACCCCAAAGACAAGCACGAAATCCAGGTGCTGGATGACTCTACCGACGAATGTTACGAAGTAGCCAAGAAGAAGGTCGCCGAACTGGCAGCCAAGGGCTACGACATCAAGCTCATTCACCGCACGAACCGCGCCGAATTCAAGGCCGGTGCCCTCAAAGAAGCCATGGCTATCGCAAAGGGCGAATTCCTCGCTATTTTCGATGCGGACTTCGTCCCCGAGAAGGACTTCCTCCTCAAGACCATCCCCTACCTGGTGATGGACGAAAAGATTGGTTTGGTCCAGGGCCGCTGGGGCCACTTGAACCGCACCGAATCCGGTTTGACGCTCGCCCAGTCCATCGGTATCGACGGACACTTCGTGGTGGAACAGTCCGCCCGTAGCTGGGGCAAGCTCTTCATGAACTTCAACGGTACCGCAGGCGTATGGCGCAAGCAGGCCATCTACGACGGCGGTGGTTGGGAAGGCGACACGCTCACCGAAGACATGGACCTTTCTTACCGTTCCCAGCTTGCCGGTTGGCGCATGAAGTTCGTCTTCGACGTGATCGTCCCGGCCGAACTCCCCAACGACATCAACGCGTTCAAGGCTCAGCAGTTCCGCTGGGCAAAAGGCTCCATTCAGACAGCCATCAAGATTTTGCCGCGCGTGCTCAAGGCCAAGGTTCCTCTCCGTGTCAAGATTGGCGCCATCCTCCACACGACGCACTATTCGATTCACCCCTGCATGTTGTTTACCGCCCTTTGCGCATGGCCGTTGCTTGCCTTCTTTGAACCGGTCGCACACATCCCGGGCTGGGGCTACACCATCGGGTTCAGTTTCATTTTCCTCGCCGCTATCGCTCCTTCTGTTCTTTACTTTGTTGCCCAGCGCTGCTCCGGTTACACCGGTTGGAAGATTCGCCTCTTGAGCCTCCCCATCCTCATGGCTCTGGGTGTCGGCATTGCAGTGAGCAACTCCCGCGCCGTGTTCTCGGCAGTTATCGGTACCAAAGGTAGTTTCGTCCGCACCCCAAAGAGCGGCGGATCCAAGAAGAAGGCCAAGAGCCACTATGCCCAGAAGTTCCCGTGGCAAGCGATTGTCGAATTGGGCGTGGGCGTGTACTGCATCTTCGGTCTTCTCGAATACATCGGCGCCCAGAAGTTCATCATCGGCCCGTTCCTCGCCCTGTATTCTGTCGGCTTCCTTTCTGTGGGCGTGCTGAGTTTCATGCACTTCGTGAGCAACTTGGTCGAGATGCACAAGGCCCGTATCGAGGCCAAGAAAAAGTCCGCCAAGATTTCGACCGAAGAGGTAACCGTCCTCTAA
- a CDS encoding type II and III secretion system protein produces the protein MVLFLCIFGPVGGWCAPSRDVPARTGTVSLDFVDATLSDVARSLSLAYDTPIVVDEGAEVPVTLHLDSVGLLEGLSAICGAHGLEVVKDGRVLYIRRVRERGESEFAVSDSGVSLTVKEKDVVEFTSEYAANTGLNILVEPDVQGKVSGRLRNMPAVAAFRALMESQGFAVRSEGGCLRVSVRRDRAGPESASVFRDDSLYSVDLAAVPLASVLREIAAAAGLNLAMYGDMQEPVRLKFDRVPLRDLVGAVFRGSRYAYVLDSANLFVAETGVRNALSQTRLYPLKYIDSEKALAHLSKFMPGNSFVAAEVKEQNALLLGGVPEEIAMAESLLVQVDLPALQVTLSCIIVEIKRSKNFEIGLRGGNARKTAAGDIGFRGFFDFLGKDLSKSGAFGKVGFLPDRFEMELASLEENNMAEVLARPRLTTLNGSKAELNVTNTVYYLVSQVSADGYPITDYRSFNDGISLELTPVVTREGSITLEVSPEIKTAGRSSGDGPRDISTRNLKTSVVLRNGETLCLGGLMRKNKSEVRTAVPFLGSLPLVGRLFSYTSTQDELSELAIFITPEVELSPAGGSDVP, from the coding sequence GTGGTTCTTTTCCTATGTATCTTCGGCCCCGTCGGGGGCTGGTGTGCACCGTCGCGCGATGTTCCTGCGCGTACTGGCACCGTATCGCTTGATTTTGTCGATGCCACGCTTTCGGACGTGGCGCGCAGCCTCTCGCTGGCGTACGATACGCCCATCGTCGTTGACGAGGGGGCCGAGGTGCCGGTGACGCTGCACCTCGACAGCGTGGGGCTGCTGGAGGGGCTTTCCGCGATTTGCGGGGCGCACGGCCTCGAGGTGGTCAAGGACGGCCGTGTGTTGTATATCCGCCGCGTCCGAGAGCGTGGCGAATCTGAGTTCGCGGTGTCGGATTCCGGTGTTTCGCTGACCGTGAAGGAGAAGGACGTGGTTGAGTTTACGTCGGAGTATGCCGCGAATACGGGGCTCAATATCCTTGTGGAACCTGATGTGCAGGGCAAGGTGTCGGGGCGGCTGAGGAACATGCCCGCCGTGGCGGCGTTCCGGGCGCTGATGGAGTCGCAGGGGTTTGCTGTGCGCTCCGAGGGTGGTTGCTTGCGGGTGTCGGTACGCCGCGACCGGGCGGGTCCAGAAAGCGCGTCCGTGTTCCGCGACGATTCCCTGTATTCCGTTGACCTAGCCGCAGTCCCCTTGGCGAGCGTCCTGCGCGAGATCGCGGCGGCTGCCGGGTTGAACCTCGCGATGTACGGCGACATGCAGGAGCCGGTGCGCCTCAAGTTTGACCGCGTTCCGCTGCGGGATCTCGTCGGGGCGGTATTCCGGGGGAGTCGCTACGCCTATGTGCTGGATTCTGCAAATTTGTTCGTAGCCGAAACGGGGGTGCGCAATGCGCTTTCGCAGACGCGCCTTTATCCGCTGAAGTATATCGATTCGGAGAAGGCGCTTGCGCATCTCTCGAAGTTTATGCCTGGGAATAGTTTCGTTGCCGCCGAGGTCAAGGAACAGAACGCGCTGCTCCTGGGTGGCGTGCCAGAAGAAATCGCGATGGCCGAATCGCTCCTGGTGCAGGTGGACCTGCCGGCGCTCCAGGTGACGCTCTCGTGCATCATCGTGGAGATCAAGCGCAGCAAGAATTTCGAGATTGGCTTGCGAGGTGGGAACGCTCGGAAGACCGCTGCGGGGGATATCGGGTTCCGGGGTTTCTTTGATTTTTTGGGGAAGGACTTGTCGAAGTCGGGGGCGTTTGGGAAGGTCGGATTCTTGCCGGACCGCTTCGAGATGGAACTTGCGAGCCTTGAGGAAAACAACATGGCCGAGGTGCTGGCGCGTCCGAGGCTTACGACGCTGAACGGGAGCAAGGCGGAGCTGAACGTGACGAATACGGTCTATTACTTGGTGAGCCAAGTCTCGGCGGACGGTTATCCGATTACGGATTACCGCTCGTTCAACGACGGGATTTCGTTGGAGCTCACGCCTGTCGTGACGCGGGAGGGGAGTATCACGCTGGAGGTGTCGCCCGAAATCAAGACGGCCGGGCGGAGCTCCGGTGACGGCCCGCGCGACATCAGTACGCGGAACCTCAAGACATCCGTGGTGTTGCGCAACGGGGAGACGCTCTGCCTCGGCGGTCTGATGCGCAAGAACAAGTCGGAAGTGCGCACGGCCGTGCCGTTCTTGGGGAGTCTCCCGCTGGTGGGGCGGCTTTTCAGTTATACGTCCACGCAAGACGAACTGAGCGAACTGGCTATCTTCATAACGCCTGAAGTGGAGCTCTCACCTGCGGGAGGCTCCGATGTTCCGTAG